The following proteins are encoded in a genomic region of Verrucomicrobiia bacterium:
- a CDS encoding protein kinase, with protein MIGQTISHFKILEKIGEGGMGVVYKAKDVHLDRLVALKFLPRGLASNLPERERFVHEAKAASALNHSNITTVYEIGEHDGQLFIAMELVEGKTLKQLAGEEAPSLDRILDISIQLCEALSAAHEKEIVHRDIKGDNIMLTSKSQTKIMDFGLAKLKGASKLTKTGSTLGTVGYMSPEQAQGKEVDRRTDIFSFGVVLYELITGKLPFSGEHQAAVIYSIINDDPEPLSRFRSGVPESLQRIIDKVLAKNVEERYQNISDLQVDLRRTRRELASGMKEGVKSDKKAVAVLYFENLSPDPDSDYFAAGITEDIITDISKIENIRVASRNAVLPYKGKPVDIPQLGKKMNVDAILEGSIRKAGNRLRITAQLIDTKEGFHLWAERYDREATEIFALQEEIAKSIAVALKVRLSPKEEQQLGLKYKGNLDAYEYYLKGRNHYSKYTKADMLAAMQMFKKALEIDPNYALAYAGLGDSYYQMLDKHFDTDNSWLVKSEEASRRALSIDPLCAEAYKSLANVLAWQNKFNSAKRCLERALEINPNFLPAHMNLSIAYAALGDFKEAERRLSLAWQKDPSLLFSLFKLAALHLIVGNLEKAESFANQLLKTAESTFYLVVGHQILSDAYFFRGDYQRALQHLQKALELDASDAYGKAALAVIYAAQGKREEALEKAKEVQSEELLNEYVLQKMAELYALLDEREEVYRLARKSVEISPRDWYGLEYNPILEKFRREPEFQKLLEETKKLIRNSE; from the coding sequence ATGATAGGGCAAACCATTTCCCATTTCAAAATTCTGGAAAAAATAGGGGAGGGAGGGATGGGCGTGGTGTACAAGGCCAAGGACGTCCATTTGGACCGCCTCGTGGCGCTCAAATTCCTGCCCCGCGGACTGGCTTCCAATCTCCCTGAACGGGAACGCTTCGTTCACGAGGCAAAAGCCGCCTCGGCTTTGAATCATTCCAACATAACCACGGTGTATGAAATCGGCGAACACGACGGCCAGCTTTTCATCGCAATGGAGCTGGTGGAAGGAAAAACCTTAAAGCAACTGGCTGGCGAGGAAGCTCCTTCCTTGGACCGCATCTTGGACATTAGTATTCAGCTCTGTGAGGCGTTGTCCGCCGCCCATGAAAAAGAGATTGTCCACCGGGATATCAAAGGGGACAACATCATGCTGACCTCCAAAAGCCAGACCAAAATAATGGATTTTGGGTTGGCCAAATTGAAGGGAGCTTCCAAGCTCACCAAAACCGGCTCCACCCTCGGCACGGTGGGATATATGTCCCCTGAACAGGCGCAGGGAAAAGAAGTGGACCGCCGCACGGACATTTTTTCCTTTGGTGTGGTTCTGTACGAATTGATAACCGGAAAACTTCCTTTTAGTGGGGAGCATCAGGCCGCCGTCATTTATTCCATCATAAACGACGACCCGGAACCCCTTTCCCGTTTCCGCAGCGGCGTGCCGGAGAGTCTGCAAAGGATAATCGACAAGGTTCTGGCCAAAAATGTGGAAGAACGCTACCAGAACATCTCCGATTTGCAGGTGGATTTAAGGCGGACGAGACGGGAGTTGGCTTCCGGTATGAAGGAGGGTGTGAAAAGCGACAAGAAGGCGGTCGCCGTCCTCTACTTTGAAAACTTAAGTCCGGACCCGGACAGCGACTACTTTGCGGCGGGAATAACCGAGGACATCATCACCGATATTTCCAAAATCGAAAACATCCGCGTTGCCTCCCGCAACGCCGTTTTGCCCTACAAGGGGAAGCCGGTGGATATTCCCCAATTGGGAAAGAAGATGAACGTGGACGCCATTCTCGAGGGGAGCATCCGCAAAGCCGGCAACCGGCTGCGCATCACCGCCCAATTGATTGACACCAAGGAGGGCTTTCATCTCTGGGCGGAGCGCTATGACCGCGAAGCCACCGAAATATTCGCGCTTCAGGAGGAAATCGCCAAGAGCATTGCCGTTGCTCTCAAGGTGCGGTTATCGCCAAAAGAGGAACAACAGCTTGGCTTAAAGTACAAGGGGAATCTGGATGCCTACGAGTATTACCTGAAGGGCCGAAACCACTACTCCAAATACACTAAGGCGGATATGTTGGCGGCGATGCAAATGTTCAAGAAGGCCCTGGAGATTGACCCGAACTATGCCTTGGCTTATGCCGGTCTGGGGGACAGCTACTACCAGATGCTGGACAAGCACTTCGATACGGATAATTCCTGGCTCGTAAAATCTGAAGAGGCTTCCCGGAGGGCCTTGAGCATCGACCCCTTGTGTGCAGAGGCGTACAAATCCTTGGCAAATGTCCTGGCCTGGCAGAACAAATTTAATAGCGCCAAACGCTGCCTCGAAAGAGCCCTGGAAATTAACCCGAATTTTTTGCCCGCCCATATGAACTTATCAATAGCGTATGCCGCCTTGGGGGACTTTAAAGAGGCGGAAAGACGATTATCTTTGGCCTGGCAAAAAGACCCCTCGCTGCTTTTCAGTTTGTTCAAATTAGCGGCCCTCCACTTAATTGTTGGCAACTTGGAAAAAGCCGAATCTTTTGCCAATCAGCTTTTAAAAACGGCGGAGTCAACTTTCTACCTTGTCGTGGGGCACCAGATTCTTTCAGACGCCTATTTTTTCCGGGGTGATTACCAAAGGGCCTTGCAGCATTTGCAGAAGGCCTTGGAATTAGACGCGAGTGATGCATATGGAAAGGCCGCTTTGGCCGTCATTTATGCCGCACAAGGAAAGCGGGAGGAAGCCTTGGAAAAAGCCAAAGAGGTTCAATCGGAGGAGCTCCTGAACGAATACGTGCTTCAAAAAATGGCCGAGCTGTATGCCCTTTTGGATGAGCGCGAGGAGGTCTATCGATTGGCCAGAAAAAGTGTTGAGATAAGCCCGCGGGATTGGTACGGCTTGGAATACAATCCCATTCTTGAGAAGTTCCGTCGGGAGCCTGAGTTTCAAAAGCTTTTGGAGGAGACAAAAAAACTAATACGAAATTCGGAATGA
- a CDS encoding CDGSH iron-sulfur domain-containing protein produces the protein MPTKITVNRNGSLRVEGDFVIVDPEGRPYGLAGRTVVSLCRCGQSKNKPFCDSTHKTCGFSHEPAAFELPPPAVKM, from the coding sequence ATGCCGACCAAAATCACCGTAAACAGAAACGGTTCGCTGCGGGTGGAAGGGGATTTTGTAATCGTCGACCCGGAAGGAAGGCCTTATGGCTTGGCTGGCCGGACGGTGGTCTCCCTCTGCCGTTGTGGTCAGTCAAAAAACAAGCCCTTTTGCGACAGCACCCACAAAACCTGCGGCTTTTCCCACGAACCGGCCGCCTTCGAACTGCCACCGCCTGCCGTGAAAATGTAG
- the typA gene encoding translational GTPase TypA — MERRKNIRNIAIIAHVDHGKTTLVDAMLKQTQAARNLEQMGERIMDSMDLERERGITIRAKNASVVYKGVKINIVDTPGHADFGGEVERTLRMADGVLLLVDAKEGPMPQTKFVLRKALELGLKAVVVVNKIDRQDAEPDNAINKTFDLFVHLNADHEILDFPIVYTSATAGTATLDLKKPGVDLKPLFETILHKIPAPKVNAKEPLQMLVLALAYDTYKGKMGIGKITSGKISPGQKVAQIRTDESIVPGEVSEILIYKGLKQESAEKAEAGEIVAVAGLPEIAIGETIADFENPRALPPVEVDQPTVQMTFSVNTSPFCGKEGNLVTSRQIRERLNRELETNVALRVEETDSPDSFLVSGRGELHLAILIEQMRREGFELLVSQPMVILHEENGQKLEPYELVTIDVPMEYQGAVIAECGARKGTLLSVEGTPSGDQHLEYDMPTRGVIGLKSALMTKTRGTAVTNHVFNKYEPFQPELVRINVHGSLISYEPGVSTAYALDMAQERGTLFIGPGVPVYAGMVVGQNARDEDIEVNVCREKKLTNMRSKAADEAIMLTPPMKMTLELALEYIGADEQVEVTPKSIRIRKRILDSNDRRRFKKSTGSAV; from the coding sequence ATGGAAAGACGAAAAAACATACGGAATATCGCCATCATTGCCCACGTGGACCACGGCAAAACCACCCTCGTGGACGCCATGTTAAAGCAAACCCAGGCGGCCCGCAATCTGGAGCAGATGGGGGAGCGGATTATGGACTCGATGGATCTGGAGCGGGAGCGGGGGATAACCATCCGGGCCAAAAATGCCAGCGTCGTCTATAAAGGGGTTAAAATCAACATCGTGGACACCCCCGGCCACGCCGATTTCGGCGGGGAAGTGGAGCGCACGTTGCGGATGGCAGACGGCGTCCTGCTCTTGGTGGATGCCAAGGAAGGGCCAATGCCCCAGACCAAGTTCGTTCTGCGCAAGGCCTTGGAGCTGGGATTGAAAGCAGTGGTTGTGGTCAACAAAATCGACCGGCAGGATGCCGAGCCGGACAACGCCATCAATAAAACGTTTGATTTGTTCGTCCATCTGAATGCCGACCACGAAATTCTGGATTTCCCCATCGTCTATACCTCCGCCACTGCCGGCACCGCCACTTTGGATTTGAAAAAACCGGGGGTCGATTTAAAGCCGTTATTCGAGACGATCCTGCACAAAATCCCCGCGCCCAAGGTGAATGCCAAGGAACCCTTGCAAATGCTCGTTTTGGCTCTGGCCTACGACACCTACAAAGGGAAAATGGGAATCGGCAAAATCACCTCCGGAAAAATCTCCCCGGGGCAGAAGGTGGCGCAAATACGCACGGATGAAAGCATTGTGCCGGGGGAAGTGAGCGAGATTCTAATCTACAAGGGGTTGAAGCAGGAATCTGCCGAAAAAGCAGAAGCGGGGGAAATCGTGGCCGTCGCCGGCCTGCCGGAAATCGCCATCGGCGAAACGATAGCCGACTTCGAAAACCCCAGGGCATTGCCGCCGGTGGAAGTTGACCAGCCCACCGTGCAGATGACTTTCAGCGTCAACACTTCACCTTTTTGCGGCAAGGAGGGAAATCTGGTCACCTCCCGCCAGATTCGGGAGCGTTTGAACCGGGAACTGGAAACCAACGTCGCTTTGCGCGTGGAAGAAACCGACTCCCCGGATTCGTTTTTGGTCTCCGGCCGCGGGGAGTTGCATTTGGCTATTCTCATCGAGCAGATGAGAAGAGAAGGTTTTGAGCTTCTGGTTTCCCAGCCGATGGTAATTCTGCACGAGGAAAACGGCCAAAAACTGGAGCCGTACGAGCTGGTGACCATCGACGTTCCGATGGAGTATCAAGGGGCGGTGATTGCCGAATGCGGGGCGCGCAAGGGAACTCTGCTTTCGGTCGAAGGGACGCCATCCGGCGACCAGCATCTGGAATACGATATGCCCACCCGCGGCGTCATCGGCCTCAAATCCGCCCTGATGACCAAAACCCGCGGCACAGCGGTTACCAATCACGTCTTCAACAAGTACGAGCCGTTCCAGCCAGAATTGGTCAGAATTAACGTCCATGGCTCCCTCATCTCCTACGAGCCGGGTGTGAGCACCGCCTACGCCCTCGATATGGCGCAGGAGCGGGGGACGCTTTTTATCGGCCCCGGCGTGCCGGTTTATGCCGGGATGGTGGTGGGGCAGAACGCGCGGGATGAGGATATCGAAGTGAACGTCTGCCGGGAAAAGAAGCTCACCAACATGCGCAGCAAGGCCGCGGACGAAGCGATTATGCTTACGCCCCCAATGAAGATGACTTTGGAATTAGCCCTCGAATACATCGGCGCGGATGAGCAGGTGGAAGTGACCCCCAAATCGATCCGCATCCGCAAGCGGATTCTGGACTCCAACGACCGCCGCCGCTTCAAAAAATCAACCGGAAGCGCCGTTTAA
- a CDS encoding helix-hairpin-helix domain-containing protein, whose protein sequence is MKKTVLKNLQEIPGVGKSIAQDLYDLGFHKVSDLKKKNPEKMYFDLCRKRGQHIDRCMLYVFRCAVYYASTKKPNASKLLWWNWKDSKQPRRVR, encoded by the coding sequence ATGAAAAAAACGGTGTTAAAAAACCTGCAGGAAATTCCGGGCGTAGGCAAAAGCATCGCCCAGGACCTCTACGACCTCGGTTTCCACAAAGTATCCGATCTGAAAAAGAAAAACCCGGAAAAGATGTATTTCGATTTATGCCGGAAGCGGGGGCAGCATATCGACCGGTGCATGCTGTACGTTTTCCGCTGCGCCGTGTATTATGCCTCCACGAAGAAGCCGAATGCAAGCAAGCTGCTTTGGTGGAACTGGAAGGACTCAAAACAACCAAGGAGGGTAAGATGA
- a CDS encoding CPBP family intramembrane glutamic endopeptidase, protein MTMIKAFIKGHPILTYYVLVFLVSWGSFLVVGGRGFLAGTSWQTDTTFLPAISAMLLGPPAAGLLSVIFISQKAGLCELLSRLFKWQVGGRWYATALLIAPIVEAVVLFSLSQISSVFLPKIVTVADKVSLLLSGIAIGFVGGFMEELGWTGFVIPQLRTRFSILSTGLIVGVFWGIWHMLQMWWVGGTSAEALPPFFFLTLYFLFAIAQLTAYRVLMVWVYDNTKSLLVAILMHSSYIASTLFVLAPPTTGISFLFYSGLFTITLWFIVAVVALVTGYFQIDTARKLSRGE, encoded by the coding sequence ATGACAATGATTAAAGCATTCATAAAGGGGCATCCCATACTTACCTACTACGTCTTGGTGTTTTTGGTCTCTTGGGGCAGCTTCCTTGTGGTTGGCGGACGCGGATTCCTCGCCGGCACAAGTTGGCAAACCGACACGACGTTTCTACCTGCAATCTCGGCAATGCTCTTGGGCCCTCCTGCTGCGGGTCTTCTATCAGTTATTTTTATTTCCCAAAAAGCGGGACTGTGCGAACTACTTTCCCGGTTGTTCAAATGGCAGGTTGGCGGGCGCTGGTATGCGACGGCATTACTTATTGCCCCCATTGTTGAGGCTGTGGTTCTCTTTTCGCTCTCGCAAATTTCCTCGGTATTTCTTCCTAAAATTGTTACCGTAGCCGACAAGGTTTCTCTCTTGCTTTCCGGTATTGCGATAGGGTTCGTGGGCGGGTTTATGGAGGAATTGGGTTGGACTGGGTTTGTCATTCCCCAGCTTAGAACACGTTTCAGCATTCTTTCTACGGGTTTAATTGTAGGCGTCTTCTGGGGAATTTGGCACATGCTTCAAATGTGGTGGGTAGGAGGAACTTCCGCTGAGGCGCTTCCTCCGTTTTTTTTCCTGACTTTATACTTCCTCTTTGCGATAGCGCAACTGACGGCCTACCGGGTGCTTATGGTTTGGGTTTACGACAATACAAAAAGCCTGTTGGTGGCAATACTCATGCATTCAAGTTACATAGCCAGTACGCTCTTCGTCCTTGCGCCTCCGACAACAGGTATTTCCTTCCTTTTCTATAGTGGATTATTTACTATTACGCTTTGGTTTATTGTTGCAGTCGTTGCATTAGTTACCGGATATTTTCAAATAGACACCGCCAGAAAACTGTCACGCGGAGAATAG